GACGGGAAACAATTTAAATGGGAACCTTGCCAACGGAATGAGTTGCGCAGTCATCGCTGTTTCGCACCCTTTGTCGCAGAACACTGCAACAAGATCTGCCTTGCTCATCCTGTGTTGCAGGGCTTCTGTTTGcatgcaaccaaaaaaaaaaaaaggagctaCAGTAGTGAGAATTTAGGCGGCTAAAcggaggaagaagggaacAGACACACGTATACGTGTATGGGCAAGTGCTGCACTACTCAACGCACAGTGTAAACACAAGCCAGCGCACGCAGCGTGGATATCCGTGCTTATGtgttgaaaaataaaaaaaatagcacgGAAAAACAGCGACTGTTTTcgcacacaaatatatcCACGTGGAGTGCGGTTAGAGGCAACAGAAGGTTTATTGAGATGTGGGTAGGAGTACGCCCCAggggtttctcttttctccccACTGGTACCACAGAGTAACAATCTCTTTACAACAAACTAAGCAAGGGAAAGGTGTGTGCTAAAGAAGAATgtaaaaacagtaaaaaataaGCGGCAACAGCACGAGTAGAACCGTGAGCGCGGTGCCATACACGTAAAAGTAGAGGAGCTTCAGGTGCTCTAAGTAATTGATGATCACCTTACCTGTTAACTTACTCTCGCCTACAGTGCGCGCAGCAAAGTTAAATCCAACTTCCTCATATTTACGAACAGCACACTTAACAAATAGCTCTAGTGCGATTTTGTACCCAATAGGGTTCACAACTTCTCGACCGCGTTGAAAAACATCGACGCGAAGACCAAAAAACCCCGACATGGGATCACTCAGTGGTGTAAGTGGCCTCGCCAGGAGTCGCGCACCCCACGATATGAAGCGACGGTGCAACGGCCAGTCCTTGTCAATTTCAACACCAGCTCCGTAACGAGTTCCACAAACGAACTCAACACCAGGTTTTTCAAGTGCCCTCAGCAAACAGGGTACTGTTTTTGGTGGGTGCTGAAGGTCCGCATCCATTACGAGAATGAAGCTTCCCTTGGATACGGAAATGCCATGAATTACTGCACTGCTCAACCCCCGATCGTTCGTCCTCACTTCGATACGCACACCGTAGCCTTCATTTCGGACTTTCTCCACAACTTCAACAGAACCGTCTCTGGAGTTATCGTCTACAATTACCATTTCCACTTCATTCTTGGAAAAACCATCGT
This region of Trypanosoma brucei gambiense DAL972 chromosome 10, complete sequence genomic DNA includes:
- a CDS encoding dolichyl-phosphate beta-D-mannosyltransferase precursor, putative, which produces MAVKYSIIVPAYKECGNLEPLTKQVFDALADDGFSKNEVEMVIVDDNSRDGSVEVVEKVRNEGYGVRIEVRTNDRGLSSAVIHGISVSKGSFILVMDADLQHPPKTVPCLLRALEKPGVEFVCGTRYGAGVEIDKDWPLHRRFISWGARLLARPLTPLSDPMSGFFGLRVDVFQRGREVVNPIGYKIALELFVKCAVRKYEEVGFNFAARTVGESKLTGKVIINYLEHLKLLYFYVYGTALTVLLVLLPLIFYCFYILL